The nucleotide window gCCTATTGTGGATGCAAGCCCTTTTGCAGCACAATTAATGTAGCTGTTTCTAGAATTCGCCTTTGCAATCTATGTTATGCAACTTGACTACttgcttttaaaatcaaaaagaaaaaattaaatatctcatttacttttttaattatgaatttttaattaaattcggcaaaatgccattttcggccatttttttagtatttccgaagatacactttttgttaattaaaattaattttttcaagtgacccaaaaacagttcattttggttttaaaagttaaagaacattcaaggctactatataacatcaaaaaattaaattaaaactattttcctaaaatgttatattcattttaagttcaaatttccggaaattcccgaaGATTTCCCGAAGGgaaaatataccatatctccggaagggaaggtggtacgAAGGTCAAaccaccaccaaaatgtgtacttttaccCAGACTATCATGTTATTCCAATAACTAAATTTCGACCAGGGGTGGACGTAAGCCCTTTTGCATCTCAGCTcttcatttgaagacctgagcgcaagaagaccgtaagtccacttggcccctcaacatgtataaacTAAAGTTGCGTAGAGTTTCGTagagtttggtaatgttttatacattttcAGGGGCCAAAATTAATCTTTCacgatgttttcaccctggaacatgtattaaacattactaaaccctaagaaactatacgtaactttaatgtatacatgttgaggggccaagtggacttgcggtcttcttgcgctcaggtcttcatttattAGGATCAAGAAAGTTTGTATCAGGCATGCACGAAGAATTATTTGGAGAGCTTAATTTGCATGGTTTCATTTTGGTGTAAAAGCAAACGTGAATTAAAGTATGTATATAATTGAATTGAAGAGTGCGTATGGAACGTGACCATGCATCGATTCCTAGCCTTCAAAGAGGCATcataatgggggagggggggtgctcatatctgtataagggtgaaacaAGGCTCCAAAGCTGactgctctaccaatgaattacttccaGCGTAAAGACTGATTATTAATGGTATTTTCTACCGATGTGGACACATATCAACGAGGGGCGTAGCCAGATTtcttgggggggggcaaaaattttcAGGGGTCAAATTGTTTGTCTAGAAAAAGATAGGTTTTCATTATCTGTGATGTATATAGTTACTTGGGTAGAAAATGATAAACTGATTTTACAGGACAATTGCCATTAGAACCTATAGAGCTAGAACTTTTTGCCACTTTtaagatattaaaatatcttttCTAACAGCCTGAAGCTAAACAGACAAGTTGGtacaagtttcatgaaaatcggagcaacttttaaattactttttgacccctgtacatcTTGAAAATTGACCTTCGACCCTTTTTGGCACATAACTCCGCAaccaaaatttatatatttgtaaTTCTAACGACCAGGCGGATAATTTGCTATGCTAATAATGGGGTCATTTTGAGAGACTCAAAATAACGCTTGCTCACTGCCTTTTTGGATGCAGCAGGTCCAAATTAAGATACCTAGGTTATCAACTTTTACTAACAAAAAGTGCCTTACGAAAGTtgaattattgaaattttgtctAGCATGTCTTGTCTATAACATACCTTTAATTCAATGGATTCCTTAAGTACATCATACCATGATGTCTTTGCTGAAGCTATACCATCACTGAAAATCTCTTTCGGCCTCCAAAGAACCTCATCAGGAATCAAATTCTTCTCATCAAATGACTTGCGAATGAGGTACTTCTCAATTCCATTCTGTGGCGCTCTTAGTTCAGCTGGTAGCGACAAATAGTATGAGGTAAAATAGTGGTCCAGGAACGGCATACGTAATTCCAATCTATGGTAAAAAATGTGAATGCAAATCAGTGAATGCTTGCATTAAAGTCATAAGTgattgctccacagcgacgccctcaatttttctcgaatttctactttttgcatgattgtaatgcccaatggtgtataAAATTTTACGTGAAAgattaagcctgaagtgctttgagtaatttttttttattaaatccggagatctccggttttattccgagttcaccTATCTAGTGATGGCGAACACATTTGGTAAACGTGTTATCATTCAATCCACTTTGCATTGAATGCGTCGACAATGTGATCAGTCAAAACCAAACATTTAAATataaatctattctttatgcaaatcacatattattattatgaatctttttgtgtttctgaccaaatttacattatattttgccattttaacctaaaaagtgccaatttttgttaTTTACTTTCTGtatcatatttcaccagtttagcttcaatatggcaacatttttcgcgcatttgtaacaaactgattttgtcgccaaaaggtgcccccttaaaatttgtcttgcccccccctcctttGCCTCCCCCTCTAAacaagtgctggctacgccactggaggggatgtgtggatttcatTAACAATAGCCCAATTTCCCCTTACCCATGTGCCGATGTTGATCTATCGGCTCTCACGACATCAAAGAATGATATACTTTTCAACAGTCTTCGGGAATCTGCGTCTCCTTCTTGAGGGCTAGGTGCTTTGTGAAAGTAGCTGTAGCCTTGAGCCAACTCATCGCTACCTTCCCCAGCGAATAATACGACAGTGTCTGTTCTCTCCTTAATGTATCGGGATAACAGATACAAAGCTAGTAAgacaaaaaaagttggaattatgCATGTAAATAATGTCTATGTATCAAAAATAGAACAGGGATCTGTGACATTTTTAGCaacaaaaagttaaaaatataaAACCGCTAACAATAATGTTATTTTGTGCTACTATAACAGAAAGATCATGTGAATTTCATGATCTGACAATCTGAAGCCAATTCGccttagaagtagtgatgtagttttactgagtttacactatttttgcatgTATTGCCCAGTACTATAAGCATAATGCACCATAGACATCAATAATACCTAGATCGCCAAAGGACCAACCACGTAGATGACCTAGCTGGAGGAATGACGGCGATATGTAAATTAGGTTTATGTTCGTGgcgtcattttttgtcaaaatcattattgttatattgtgaaaaaacattttttactcGCAAGGGTGACAGTTCTTGACGTAATTTCGCCATTTTAATTTTCACAGACGACtcgaccttttgaggtcatttagaaGACTTTTTCAACAGTCGGTTTGTTTTCGTAACAACGGTTCACCCTTTCAAAAATTAACTTCGACGTATACGTGGTACGATTCTTGCCACAAGCcgccaaatgtcaaatatctcatgcagaGGCCAATATTTCAAAATGCACCTATTTAATCAATCAAATGACTCCTCTCGACAAACGAAATAggaaaacaatttgtttttagAAATGTATAACATCGgaatcatgggtcaaaggttatacatGTGCATAATTATATTGGactttgtcactgcaaaaacaagtgtttatatttaaacaccatattgtgtttatcagagcaacacttaataaacacataattcatgttaatgtctaacactaatgttcataaattaacacttggtgttatattacaaacactaatgtttgtaatataacaccaagtgttaatttatgaacattagtgttagaactattaacattagtgttagaccattaacatgaattgtgtgtttattaagtgttgctctgttaaacacaatatggtgtttaaatataaacacttgtttttgcagtgtggctGCGTTAACTCTGAAGGGGGCATGACAATATAAATTGCGCCAAAAATATGAATCATAATTCATAATCTTAAAAGTACATAATGTTTGatatttcttatgttaagggaaGTAATCTGACACTAGTTTCGAGGAAATCGGACTATTCTTAAAGTTTGATCTCTGTGTATGGAAGTTTTGACATTTGACTCCTGAACTAACCATCTAGATATCTAAAGTTTTATACCCTGtgataagaggaacaatttgagatacattaccaCATGATTGGACTATCTTTAAGTTTTGGCCCcattgtgaccttcgacccctcgtgggaaccacagggggcAAAGAAAAAATAGAACCAATCAATTTTTATTATCCTTTCAGGAAATTTCATTGTTTccaccaacgctctgcagggtctattgttctattgtttccgattagagcgctgacatattggaaaatgttgccaatcaatattcatgagagtgtacattcaaagtccagtttgcgaaattgggtgagttgtgtttggtaggtgtgaaatacatctgactgggcgttttaattacgtaacgaataaaggcattgacatcatcaaatggctgcccagtgctgttatgtgtttagttattatataggcctaataattattattaaatgtattcatcattcctttctattcccttctctgtacttattctttcctaggcctacactttatcactccctcgctctcattgtcccctctctcatttccatcattttccttatatttctatttatctacttgtttttattatatctttttatttctcccttcctccagccctctctcattcttcatatcccctcctcccctcttcctccctcctcccctctcaagacttctcacagatgtGAATCTGCCTCTCCCCAACACCCTCAggcctcccctctttgggtacgccactatttccataccaatctccttcttaaaataaaattaaatggacatttcttaaacacaacctttataggcatatacttatacttatacttacatgtatacgtattgcgattaccattatagtgtacaTGTAatgtagatatatggactggacatggcagctttCATACATtttaatgtgtaatcgatcagcaaaagcattcaatttatttaaatgaaacgcctaacgtcaggtgggtggtaaagatgattgaatcgacagctaaagcctccttatagatttcagacccacacaagcacacatttgggatacgtgaatacaatggtaccactttacacatgactgcccttacacatgactgtagtgtggtcacttattgatactcgcctgttgtgtagagcgttaatatgatgccggatcagtgaccaatttaatggcggaacccctttattcgaaacaatggtaccacttttatgaatagcctgtcgcaacttctaatcggcatcaaacgaacaaaagattatataatctattgcgactctatttctatttaaaagctctttggtttcCACTaaatgtagcaaaagaaaatcccaaacccatagcgccatgtACTTCAGTGCTCTCAATCAATATCTCAAAGTATGCAATATGTGAACAGAATGTGTTATCTTCATGACCTAAAATTCGTagacaatattaaaataaaacgAGCCTAAACTGGAACATAACGTAATGAAAAAATctgcaaaattgacaaattgtcAATTTGTATTAGTATGTAAACAATAACAGCAGAGAATATTGATACATTGACGTAGTGACGAGACTCTCTTGTCAGCTCTTGTCGGATGGATGGAAGCGAATTAATTGGTATTGACACTTACCCACTGATCCATGTATGGTGGCAGTATCATATGTTTCCAAACATTTGATGACATCGTCCAAGACCGCAAGACCTTCTTCAGGAGAGAAGAGGACCTCGTGGTGTTCGGTTCCGAGATGTTCTGCAACCTGTTGATGTTTACAGATTATTTATATCATAcgactattatattatattatattatattatattatattatattatattatattatattatattatattatattatattatagaatGAAGGTAATTTTTATTGTCATGCATCTATTatctcatatgtgatgcgatcaagcaaaatcagtcggaactcgaaaatattgattttgagataatacacaaacaaaggaagtatttccttttgtttcctcttgttttggaaacaacAACAACTGGTccttttgttaattttattaatGGGAGGTGTTGGGGTCGATTCCccactggctacgggcctgattaTGATGATTCGAAAACACAGCATAGACGTACCTTTTTCGCAGCCATAGCATCTGGACTGTCTTCCATGCCTATTGTGAATGTCTGGATTGGATATTTTATCCCTGTTTCACGAGCCAAACTTACAACAAGTGCTGCTGTAAGACTGGAATCAAGACCACCTGTAATAAGCAGTtgtatgtaagaaaaaagactggAATCAAGACCACCTGTGGTATTTGTACTATAAAGCAGTTGAAACAAAAACGGAATATATTATCTTTATTTACATTAACACTGTTTGGTTAAAAACTATAATTTAAAAAGCTTTGATGTTACTTTTGCAAACAAGGTTATTTCCTCTTGAAGATGATAGGGCttgaaaaatgacgaacattaATGTATACAAAATGAACACAAAATGCGTTAGACAATGGGcttttacagttgaaatccacactacccctgtggaagattttggaaatgccttccacagggggagcaaatttttcaaatataattggtcagggttaatcattttgaaacccatacaccctctgtattatgactttacctttatcttccacaactggagtgagtatttcaaaaggAAGATACCTAATTTATCTATTCTAATCaaaaatcatactccctctgtggaagacttcagctaaatcttcaacaggggtaatgtggattttaaatggaatagcccaattgataaAAGCTCGATATGAACGCATGTATTTTTTAAAACCTACCTGAAAGTAAGCAACCCATTCGACGGTTAGCCAACAATCTCTTTCTTACTGCTTCAGTAAACAGGAGCCGAATATTTGAATACACTTCATCATCTGAGGAAAATGAAGAGAGATTCAATAACAGCAGGAAAAAcctgtacttgtggcccttgaacatgtttaaaca belongs to Amphiura filiformis chromosome 18, Afil_fr2py, whole genome shotgun sequence and includes:
- the LOC140139624 gene encoding asparagine synthetase [glutamine-hydrolyzing]-like encodes the protein MKGDIRRLVLKWLQASVHFAFAVSTPGIYQVFISRDTYGVKPVFRLLKKDGFLAVCSEGKGLVGLLQNNGSIEHVEPCLPGYYEEYDIAKTGKVTQVLHRQFHSLENLPMWRNIVQNCHPNKDDEVYSNIRLLFTEAVRKRLLANRRMGCLLSGGLDSSLTAALVVSLARETGIKYPIQTFTIGMEDSPDAMAAKKVAEHLGTEHHEVLFSPEEGLAVLDDVIKCLETYDTATIHGSVALYLLSRYIKERTDTVVLFAGEGSDELAQGYSYFHKAPSPQEGDADSRRLLKSISFFDVVRADRSTSAHGLELRMPFLDHYFTSYYLSLPAELRAPQNGIEKYLIRKSFDEKNLIPDEVLWRPKEIFSDGIASAKTSWYDVLKESIELKVTENMMQEAPYRFPFNTPTTKEGYYYRQIFETYYPGQSRWIPHFWMSKWNNDQ